A genomic segment from Pedobacter sp. MC2016-14 encodes:
- the pafA gene encoding alkaline phosphatase PafA gives MKKLLLVFTAAIAFHTLATAQAKKMPGTSAPASISRPKLVIGLVVDQMRWDYLYRFYDRYSAGGFKRLINEGFSAENTFIPYVPTYTACGHASVYTGSIPAINGIIGNSWYDYNTESDMYCTDDSTATSVGSSTNAGQMSPKNLKVTTITDELRLATNFKSKVIGISLKDRGSILPAGHAANAAYWYDGKIGNWISSSWYMKELPVWLADYNKLKLPNKYYAQDWNTLYPISTYTQSSADDVTWEGKLNGAGNTAFPHSLKNAVDKNFDLIRTTPYGNTLTLDLAKTAIAAEKLGQGSVTDFLAVSCSSTDYIGHMFGPNSVEIEDTYLRLDRDMADFFSYLDKTIGTGNYLLFLTADHAAAHVPAYLKEKKLPGGLISNTALSKALNSLLEKEFNKKELVVAVMNNQVIYNRPLLDDGKTDFEKVKKLSIDYLKKQEGIANAVDLTNLSKTTLTDEFKKRITNGYNAKLSGDVYFILQPNWFDGGSTGTTHGAIYPYDAHIPLVFMGWHVKPGKSNQTHYMTDIAATLAAMLHIQMPSGCVGEPITEITH, from the coding sequence ATGAAGAAATTACTTCTAGTATTTACTGCGGCAATAGCATTCCACACCCTTGCAACGGCCCAGGCAAAGAAAATGCCCGGCACATCAGCCCCGGCCTCCATTAGCCGTCCAAAATTAGTCATTGGTCTAGTAGTAGATCAAATGCGCTGGGATTACCTGTACCGCTTTTATGACAGGTATAGTGCCGGAGGCTTTAAAAGATTAATCAATGAAGGATTCTCTGCCGAAAATACTTTCATTCCCTACGTACCTACTTATACCGCCTGTGGTCATGCTTCCGTATATACAGGTTCTATCCCGGCCATCAACGGCATTATCGGAAACAGCTGGTACGATTACAACACAGAAAGCGATATGTACTGCACAGATGACAGCACTGCCACCAGTGTAGGCAGCTCCACCAATGCAGGTCAAATGTCCCCTAAGAACCTTAAAGTAACCACCATTACGGATGAACTAAGACTTGCTACAAACTTCAAAAGTAAAGTAATTGGTATCTCTCTTAAAGATCGTGGTTCCATTTTACCAGCCGGACATGCTGCAAATGCTGCCTATTGGTACGATGGTAAAATCGGCAATTGGATCAGCAGCAGCTGGTACATGAAAGAATTACCAGTCTGGCTGGCAGATTACAACAAACTAAAGCTCCCTAACAAGTACTACGCACAAGACTGGAACACACTTTATCCCATTAGTACCTATACCCAAAGTTCGGCAGATGATGTTACCTGGGAGGGAAAACTGAATGGCGCAGGCAATACCGCCTTTCCACACAGTTTAAAAAACGCGGTCGATAAAAACTTTGACCTCATCCGAACTACGCCATACGGCAATACGCTTACGTTAGACCTGGCTAAAACGGCCATAGCAGCAGAAAAACTTGGTCAGGGTTCAGTTACAGACTTCCTTGCCGTTAGCTGCTCATCTACAGATTACATTGGCCATATGTTTGGTCCAAATTCTGTAGAAATAGAAGATACCTATTTAAGATTAGACAGAGATATGGCAGATTTTTTCAGTTACCTGGATAAAACCATAGGTACAGGAAACTATCTGCTTTTTCTAACCGCAGATCATGCTGCTGCTCATGTGCCGGCTTACCTAAAAGAAAAAAAGCTACCAGGTGGTCTAATCAGCAATACAGCTTTATCAAAAGCACTAAATTCTTTGCTGGAAAAAGAATTCAACAAAAAAGAGTTGGTAGTTGCCGTAATGAACAACCAGGTGATCTATAATCGTCCATTGCTGGATGACGGTAAAACCGACTTTGAGAAAGTTAAAAAGCTAAGCATAGACTATCTTAAAAAGCAAGAAGGCATTGCAAACGCAGTAGATTTAACTAACCTGTCCAAAACTACCCTAACAGATGAGTTTAAGAAAAGGATCACTAACGGATACAATGCAAAACTTAGCGGTGATGTCTACTTCATTCTTCAGCCAAACTGGTTTGATGGTGGTTCCACGGGCACCACACACGGCGCCATTTATCCATACGATGCCCATATTCCACTCGTATTCATGGGTTGGCACGTAAAGCCAGGAAAAAGCAATCAAACGCATTATATGACAGATATTGCGGCCACACTTGCTGCTATGCTACACATACAAATGCCGAGTGGCTGCGTTGGTGAGCCCATCACAGAAATCACGCATTAA
- a CDS encoding folylpolyglutamate synthase/dihydrofolate synthase family protein translates to MFSKIGDAAIKKDLTNITAILRQLSNPQNYIKTIHIAGTNGKGSTSHMLAAILQKAGYKTGLYTSPHLKDFRERIKVDGKMVPKAYVQHFVNRNHKFIDHLQPSFFEVTVAMAISYFEDVEVDVAIIETGLGGRLDSTNIITPQLSVITNISLDHTKILGDTLAEIAAEKAGIIKPGIPVVIGEKHPESFQVFKDKARQSKSPLTFADQELGTKDTFKKTNFLFTSVTDKENKLVYSGINLDLQGSYQTKNLVTVIQSVLELRKIGYTIPREAIYRGLKSVKTITGLQGRWETLDKNPLIICDTGHNIAGITEVVYNIENTPHKQLHMVFGMVNDKDITSVLAILPKNASYYFTQANIPRALPATELANQAKAFNLNGSIFNTVIDALNAAKKNAAEGDLIFVGGSTFVVAEVL, encoded by the coding sequence ATGTTCTCTAAAATCGGAGATGCGGCAATCAAGAAAGACCTCACTAACATTACTGCGATTTTAAGGCAACTTAGCAATCCGCAAAATTATATTAAAACCATCCACATAGCCGGCACAAATGGCAAAGGTTCAACCTCACATATGCTTGCTGCTATTTTGCAAAAGGCAGGCTATAAAACAGGTCTTTATACCTCTCCCCATCTAAAAGATTTCAGAGAACGTATAAAAGTAGATGGCAAAATGGTTCCCAAAGCCTATGTTCAGCACTTTGTAAACAGAAACCATAAATTCATAGACCACCTTCAGCCCTCCTTCTTTGAAGTTACCGTAGCCATGGCCATCAGTTATTTTGAAGATGTAGAAGTGGATGTAGCCATCATAGAAACCGGTTTAGGTGGAAGGCTGGATTCAACCAATATCATTACCCCACAACTCTCCGTTATCACCAATATCAGTCTTGATCATACTAAAATATTAGGCGATACCTTAGCAGAAATAGCAGCAGAAAAAGCCGGTATCATAAAACCAGGTATACCTGTTGTCATAGGAGAGAAACATCCGGAAAGTTTCCAGGTATTTAAAGACAAAGCACGCCAAAGTAAAAGCCCACTTACCTTTGCAGACCAGGAACTGGGAACAAAAGATACCTTTAAGAAGACAAATTTCCTGTTCACCTCAGTCACCGACAAAGAAAATAAACTGGTATATAGCGGTATCAACCTGGATCTTCAAGGCTCCTACCAAACCAAAAACCTGGTTACCGTTATACAATCCGTTTTGGAGCTAAGGAAAATAGGTTACACTATCCCAAGAGAAGCCATTTATAGAGGCTTAAAATCGGTAAAGACAATCACTGGCCTTCAGGGAAGATGGGAAACCCTGGACAAAAATCCATTGATCATCTGCGATACAGGTCATAACATTGCTGGCATCACAGAAGTAGTTTACAACATCGAAAATACCCCACACAAACAATTACACATGGTATTCGGTATGGTCAATGATAAAGATATTACTAGTGTATTAGCTATCCTACCAAAAAATGCAAGCTACTACTTTACCCAGGCCAATATTCCACGTGCACTACCAGCTACAGAACTTGCAAATCAAGCCAAGGCATTCAACCTCAACGGATCTATATTTAACACCGTAATAGATGCCCTGAATGCAGCTAAAAAGAACGCAGCAGAAGGTGATTTAATCTTTGTAGGCGGAAGTACCTTTGTTGTAGCCGAAGTGTTATAA
- a CDS encoding energy transducer TonB, with amino-acid sequence MTYPKEENNYPKALAISTAIMVFFIALSYFIAISSFEPAEELGMGGIVVNYGTSVTGMGTDYTSIEEPSSDPNANSKQPDKVVPEEQTVEQSVSEVSDKDIATQNTEDAVNINTKKTPNSTATPSASTETKPAKPVINQNALYKGKANKGTGGGDGTGTTPGNQGSVNGDPLSNQYGEGGSGFGETQIALRRFTNLVTPNDDGQKTGKIAVRISINKQGIVINAVPGVKGTTLSDKDLWQKCKAAVMGAQLNQSDSAPDVQVGVVVFNFKVK; translated from the coding sequence ATGACGTACCCAAAGGAAGAAAATAATTACCCAAAGGCACTGGCTATTTCTACGGCCATCATGGTGTTTTTTATCGCCTTAAGCTACTTTATCGCGATAAGCAGCTTTGAACCGGCAGAAGAGCTTGGTATGGGGGGAATTGTAGTCAACTACGGTACATCTGTTACCGGCATGGGTACCGATTATACCAGCATCGAAGAACCCTCATCAGACCCAAATGCGAATAGCAAACAACCAGATAAGGTAGTACCAGAAGAGCAAACGGTAGAACAATCCGTTTCTGAGGTTAGTGATAAAGATATTGCCACTCAAAATACAGAAGATGCAGTAAACATCAACACCAAAAAAACACCCAACAGTACAGCCACACCTTCGGCAAGTACCGAAACAAAACCAGCTAAACCTGTCATTAATCAAAATGCCTTATACAAAGGTAAAGCCAATAAAGGCACTGGCGGAGGCGATGGTACAGGTACTACTCCCGGTAATCAGGGCAGTGTAAACGGAGATCCGCTTAGCAACCAATATGGTGAAGGCGGTTCAGGTTTTGGTGAAACGCAAATTGCCTTAAGAAGGTTTACAAACCTCGTTACACCAAATGACGATGGACAAAAGACAGGAAAAATTGCGGTCCGCATTTCCATCAATAAACAAGGCATCGTCATCAATGCTGTCCCAGGTGTTAAGGGTACAACATTAAGTGACAAAGATTTATGGCAAAAATGTAAAGCTGCCGTAATGGGTGCACAATTAAATCAGTCAGACTCCGCACCAGATGTTCAGGTCGGCGTTGTAGTCTTTAATTTTAAAGTAAAATAA
- a CDS encoding biopolymer transporter ExbD, which yields MNLRKRNKATVEVHTSALNDIMFFLMLFFLLASAVVNPQVVKLLLPRSESGQQSNAQKTVTVSIDENLKYFVEKQPVTLEQLKTEVEKYQQSSPDLTLVLYVARGVSIENTMLVFDVANQLKLKVVLAVEPKK from the coding sequence ATGAATCTGCGAAAAAGAAATAAGGCCACAGTAGAGGTACATACCTCCGCACTGAATGACATCATGTTTTTCCTGATGCTGTTCTTCCTGCTTGCTTCAGCTGTAGTCAATCCACAAGTAGTTAAGCTATTATTACCACGGTCTGAATCCGGACAGCAATCTAATGCACAAAAAACCGTTACAGTATCTATAGATGAGAATTTAAAGTATTTTGTAGAAAAACAACCGGTAACATTAGAACAGCTTAAAACCGAAGTAGAGAAATATCAGCAGTCATCACCAGATTTAACATTGGTACTCTATGTGGCCCGTGGCGTTTCTATAGAAAATACCATGCTTGTGTTTGATGTAGCCAATCAACTTAAATTGAAGGTAGTACTCGCCGTAGAACCTAAAAAATAA
- a CDS encoding MotA/TolQ/ExbB proton channel family protein, with the protein MITLLQVPTDTGSLLTDTANLVKPAVTAAQEELHFIDLLFKGGWVMIPLALLAFLALIIFVERYLTIRKASKTENSLMLQIRQNIQDGRLESAIALCRNSNSPLGRMLEKGLRRIGRPIKDIEAAIENIGKLEVSKLEKNISILGIVAGIAPMLGFVGTIIGVITIFHDVSIKGAIEIGTISGGLYTKMITSATGLIIGIMAYVLYHILNMMVERIILKMETDALEFIDLLEEPGK; encoded by the coding sequence ATGATCACATTACTACAAGTTCCTACTGATACCGGGAGCCTTCTTACCGATACTGCAAACCTTGTAAAACCAGCTGTAACCGCGGCACAAGAAGAACTACATTTTATAGATCTCCTTTTCAAAGGCGGCTGGGTAATGATACCCCTTGCACTCCTTGCATTTCTGGCCCTCATTATTTTTGTTGAAAGGTACCTAACCATCCGCAAAGCATCCAAAACAGAAAATAGTCTGATGCTGCAGATCAGACAAAACATACAAGACGGGCGATTGGAAAGTGCTATTGCTTTGTGTCGCAACTCAAATTCTCCACTTGGTAGAATGCTGGAAAAAGGATTGAGGAGAATAGGCCGTCCCATCAAAGATATCGAAGCTGCTATAGAAAATATAGGTAAGCTGGAAGTGTCCAAGCTGGAAAAAAACATCAGCATCCTGGGTATCGTTGCCGGAATTGCGCCCATGTTAGGTTTCGTTGGAACCATCATCGGGGTAATTACCATCTTTCACGATGTATCCATTAAAGGCGCAATCGAAATCGGAACCATCTCTGGCGGTCTGTACACTAAAATGATTACCTCAGCTACAGGACTAATTATTGGTATCATGGCCTATGTATTGTACCATATCCTAAACATGATGGTAGAACGCATCATCCTTAAAATGGAAACAGATGCTTTAGAATTTATTGATCTATTAGAAGAACCAGGTAAATAA
- a CDS encoding TonB-dependent receptor — MRLSKFIYTTLALTAFVFSVKAQDPKTTDKKTDDKKIAEEIEVVRPYKPILAEAVKLRRSPDLSNIATYKAKFNYSITDRKLELNSDINKLQAQQLAAQKPVDLVNNYVKGAIGSASTSLLEAYVNIGRDEALQAGAYFKHFGQKGELPGQLANQQELSIFGRSIGDQATLSGRLNYQRNGLAFFGYDEANPLANLDPQKQAFSFIEAEGEVVNKYTEDEDALSYAAKANGYLWSDKFSAKESSIALNGYLNKRINSFNLGLAASAEFGNTKDATVSISNNLLKINPYIRLQASGVKIAAGINFVQEFGAFSSSRIFPAVTADFTLIPDYLQLFGEVKGDVNRNSLKQFTDENPYLNSNIEIQNSVEKLSISGGIKGTGGPGFGYKARFYHKEIEQMPLFVNNFNAFNKFDVIYDFGTMKLMGLEGEISVQVSDALKWTGKVNIEDYKPASELESWFKPQLRASSNLSYTYNDKLNFNAAVAIQGDSKAKTYTAAPASPYTIPDQNIEVYRSVKGFVDLGIGAGYKINQQFSVFAKANNLLNTKYSKYLYYQAVGINLFGGLSYSF; from the coding sequence ATGAGATTGAGCAAATTTATATATACTACCCTGGCACTTACTGCATTTGTTTTTAGCGTAAAGGCACAGGATCCAAAAACCACTGATAAAAAAACAGACGATAAAAAGATCGCTGAAGAAATTGAGGTGGTACGTCCTTACAAACCCATCCTTGCAGAAGCTGTAAAACTGAGACGCAGTCCTGACTTAAGTAACATCGCAACTTATAAAGCTAAATTTAATTACAGTATCACGGATAGAAAACTGGAGCTAAATTCAGACATTAACAAATTACAGGCCCAGCAACTGGCAGCTCAAAAACCAGTTGATTTGGTTAACAATTACGTTAAAGGTGCCATAGGTTCTGCCAGCACGTCATTATTGGAAGCCTATGTGAATATAGGCCGTGATGAAGCCTTACAAGCCGGTGCTTATTTTAAACACTTTGGTCAAAAAGGCGAACTGCCCGGCCAACTTGCCAATCAGCAAGAATTAAGCATATTTGGACGCAGCATTGGAGATCAGGCCACCCTAAGCGGTCGCCTTAACTACCAGAGAAACGGACTGGCTTTCTTTGGATATGATGAAGCTAATCCTTTAGCTAACCTTGATCCTCAAAAACAGGCCTTCAGCTTTATTGAAGCCGAGGGAGAGGTAGTTAATAAGTACACAGAAGATGAAGACGCTTTAAGTTACGCAGCTAAAGCAAACGGTTATTTGTGGAGCGATAAGTTTAGTGCCAAAGAAAGTTCCATTGCATTAAACGGGTACTTAAACAAACGCATCAACAGTTTTAATTTAGGTTTGGCTGCATCGGCAGAATTCGGGAACACCAAAGACGCAACAGTAAGCATCAGCAATAATCTTTTAAAAATTAACCCCTATATCCGCCTGCAGGCAAGTGGTGTAAAAATAGCAGCGGGGATAAACTTTGTACAAGAGTTTGGCGCTTTTTCAAGCAGTCGCATTTTCCCTGCGGTAACGGCAGATTTTACTCTCATTCCAGACTACCTTCAATTGTTTGGAGAAGTTAAAGGTGATGTAAACCGTAATTCGTTGAAGCAGTTTACTGATGAAAACCCTTATCTGAATAGCAACATCGAAATACAAAATAGCGTTGAAAAATTAAGCATCAGCGGAGGTATTAAAGGAACAGGAGGTCCGGGTTTTGGTTACAAAGCCAGGTTCTACCACAAAGAAATAGAGCAAATGCCTTTATTTGTCAATAATTTCAATGCCTTTAATAAGTTTGATGTCATCTATGATTTTGGCACCATGAAATTGATGGGCTTAGAAGGTGAAATTTCTGTACAGGTAAGTGATGCGCTTAAATGGACCGGTAAAGTAAACATAGAAGATTATAAGCCAGCTTCTGAACTGGAAAGTTGGTTTAAACCACAGCTTAGGGCTAGTTCTAATTTATCTTATACGTATAATGATAAACTTAACTTTAACGCTGCTGTTGCTATTCAGGGAGATAGCAAAGCTAAAACTTACACTGCAGCACCAGCATCGCCTTATACTATTCCAGACCAGAATATAGAAGTGTATAGAAGTGTAAAAGGCTTTGTAGACCTTGGCATTGGCGCTGGCTATAAGATTAACCAGCAGTTCTCTGTTTTTGCAAAAGCAAACAACTTGCTCAATACCAAGTACAGCAAATATCTATATTATCAGGCTGTAGGCATCAATCTATTCGGAGGTTTAAGCTACTCTTTTTAA
- a CDS encoding tetratricopeptide repeat protein, whose product MQKKYLFIPLLLAGNFTASYAQLSTLVNLNKNYQTGLELMDNEKYVAAAQQFRLVEQIRQKPGTQQESNAELSLLKENAKFYAAVCALELGNNDAESLFQSFIKDYPLNPNTKLAFFHVGKAYFAQKNYQKALEWFEKADPSTLSQKQRTEYQFKQGYAYFELKDIEKAEPLFEAVKKVEGPYKESATYYFAYINYLNKEYKTALSNFEKLKGSPTYEASYPYYITSMYYLDERYDDVISYAIPVLKTSKQQYEAEMLSLIAASYFANADYKNAEQYFKAYYEKDKSGIKNNLFIYQYGYTLFQLSKFSASVPVLEKLNTDDVYLQNGMFTLGRSLLKLNNKDKARSAFFRASRLDFDKNVQEEAWLNYARLSYELEFNQQALEATQNFLKTFPASKKLNDAKTLLGEILLTSKNYQAAIDILEPIPNKTPEAKEAYQKVTYFRGLEFYNERAFPNALSMFLRAKNFPEDKEIHALTIYWMAEAAYELRKYGEAVGNFEKFLDMPGAEKTPVYNFANYALAYAAFEDEKYAKAATYFERFLSGNDKDVKTVNDATIRLADAYFVSKSYPSALNNYNKIISNKFAGEDYALFQRGMIQGLQGQDDAKIGTMQSLLAQFPTSNYADDAGFEMAYTYFNKGDLDKAKNDLTGLISKYPRSSYVPRALVTIGLVQYNQDQDAAATETFKKVIAEYGSTEEAKQALESIKNIYVDRGDANGFINYANTTPIGNYSVAEQDNIVFQSASNRYMKGDFQGAFESINAYFDKFPKAIHDKQAKFIRAESLVKINRPLEAIPDYEYILNDWTSDYTERSLVSISQLFLDQKKYNEAIVYLKRLETTADYKVHYSFALNNLLKAYDALNMPDDMLKYVQLVKESDKASEEEKNSSDLYAGKAYLLKTDTVQAIKALNSVTAKTKTLAAAEAKYNLAAVQYAKRDYKTSTKTCFDLINNMPSYDYWVAKSFILLADNYVALKDNLQAKSTLLSIIDNYDGKDEIVATAKQKLEKIK is encoded by the coding sequence ATGCAGAAAAAGTACCTATTTATTCCGCTTCTACTGGCCGGAAATTTCACCGCCAGTTATGCGCAATTAAGCACCTTAGTAAACCTCAATAAAAATTATCAGACCGGATTGGAGTTAATGGACAACGAGAAATACGTTGCCGCTGCACAGCAATTTAGGTTAGTAGAGCAAATCAGGCAAAAACCCGGTACACAACAAGAAAGCAATGCAGAACTTTCGCTATTAAAAGAAAATGCAAAGTTTTATGCTGCTGTATGTGCGCTTGAACTTGGAAACAATGATGCAGAAAGTTTATTTCAAAGTTTCATTAAAGATTATCCCTTAAACCCCAATACAAAACTGGCTTTCTTTCATGTAGGTAAAGCGTATTTTGCCCAAAAGAACTATCAAAAGGCACTGGAGTGGTTTGAGAAAGCAGATCCCTCTACCCTATCGCAAAAACAACGCACAGAATATCAGTTTAAACAAGGTTATGCTTACTTTGAGTTAAAAGACATAGAAAAAGCAGAGCCTTTGTTTGAGGCTGTAAAAAAAGTAGAAGGTCCTTATAAAGAAAGTGCCACCTATTATTTTGCCTACATCAATTACCTTAATAAAGAATATAAAACAGCATTAAGTAATTTCGAAAAACTGAAAGGTTCACCTACTTACGAAGCCAGCTACCCTTATTACATTACCTCAATGTATTATCTTGATGAAAGGTACGATGATGTAATCAGCTATGCTATACCAGTACTCAAAACCTCCAAACAGCAATACGAAGCGGAGATGTTGAGCTTAATTGCAGCTTCATATTTTGCAAATGCAGATTATAAAAATGCAGAGCAATATTTTAAAGCGTATTACGAAAAAGACAAATCAGGTATTAAAAATAACCTGTTTATTTATCAGTACGGTTATACCTTGTTTCAACTCAGCAAATTTTCTGCATCAGTACCTGTTCTTGAAAAGTTAAATACAGATGATGTTTACCTGCAAAACGGAATGTTTACCCTGGGCAGGTCATTGTTAAAATTAAACAATAAAGACAAGGCAAGAAGTGCATTCTTCAGGGCATCAAGGTTAGATTTTGACAAAAATGTTCAGGAAGAAGCATGGCTTAATTATGCCAGGTTAAGTTATGAACTGGAATTTAACCAGCAAGCCCTAGAAGCCACTCAAAACTTTTTAAAAACCTTCCCTGCCTCAAAAAAGTTAAATGATGCCAAAACCCTGTTAGGAGAGATATTATTGACCAGTAAAAACTATCAGGCAGCAATTGATATTCTCGAACCTATTCCTAACAAAACTCCAGAAGCTAAAGAAGCTTATCAAAAAGTAACTTACTTTAGAGGATTAGAGTTTTACAACGAAAGGGCATTTCCTAATGCTTTATCTATGTTTTTAAGGGCTAAAAACTTCCCTGAAGACAAGGAAATTCATGCACTAACCATTTATTGGATGGCCGAAGCAGCGTATGAATTGCGTAAGTACGGCGAGGCCGTAGGTAACTTTGAGAAGTTTTTAGATATGCCGGGAGCTGAGAAAACACCTGTATATAACTTTGCCAACTACGCCCTTGCTTATGCCGCTTTTGAAGATGAGAAATATGCAAAGGCGGCCACTTACTTTGAGCGCTTTTTAAGTGGCAATGATAAAGATGTAAAAACAGTTAACGATGCTACAATCAGATTGGCCGATGCTTATTTTGTAAGCAAAAGCTACCCTAGTGCCTTAAACAATTACAATAAGATCATCAGCAATAAGTTTGCCGGCGAAGATTATGCGTTATTTCAAAGAGGGATGATCCAGGGACTGCAAGGTCAGGACGATGCCAAAATTGGAACCATGCAAAGTTTGCTTGCACAGTTTCCAACCTCTAACTACGCAGATGATGCGGGCTTTGAAATGGCCTATACGTATTTTAACAAAGGAGATCTGGACAAGGCTAAAAACGATCTTACCGGCTTAATTAGTAAATATCCGCGCAGTAGTTATGTCCCAAGAGCCCTGGTAACCATTGGTTTGGTGCAGTATAACCAGGACCAGGACGCGGCGGCAACAGAAACCTTTAAAAAAGTAATTGCAGAATATGGCAGCACAGAAGAAGCAAAACAAGCTTTAGAGTCTATAAAAAACATCTATGTAGACAGAGGCGATGCCAATGGTTTTATTAACTATGCCAATACTACTCCTATCGGAAATTACTCTGTAGCAGAACAAGATAATATTGTATTTCAGTCGGCCAGCAACAGGTACATGAAGGGCGACTTCCAGGGTGCATTTGAATCCATTAATGCTTACTTTGATAAGTTTCCAAAAGCAATCCACGATAAACAAGCTAAATTTATACGGGCAGAATCACTGGTAAAAATCAACCGCCCGCTAGAAGCCATACCAGATTACGAATATATTTTAAACGATTGGACGAGTGATTATACAGAACGTTCATTGGTAAGTATCTCTCAGCTGTTTTTAGATCAGAAGAAGTACAATGAGGCCATAGTTTATTTAAAGCGCTTAGAAACCACGGCAGACTATAAAGTACACTATTCTTTTGCATTGAACAACCTGCTTAAAGCTTACGACGCGTTAAACATGCCAGATGATATGTTAAAATATGTGCAGCTAGTAAAAGAGTCAGATAAGGCATCTGAAGAAGAAAAAAATAGCTCAGATCTTTATGCCGGAAAAGCTTACTTATTAAAAACAGATACCGTACAGGCTATAAAAGCATTAAACAGCGTAACCGCTAAAACAAAAACGCTGGCTGCCGCAGAAGCTAAATATAACCTTGCAGCCGTGCAATATGCAAAACGCGATTATAAAACATCTACCAAAACATGTTTTGACTTAATTAATAATATGCCTTCTTACGATTATTGGGTAGCAAAATCATTTATTTTGCTGGCAGATAACTACGTAGCATTGAAAGACAATTTGCAGGCTAAAAGTACACTTCTTAGCATCATAGACAATTATGATGGTAAAGATGAAATTGTAGCAACAGCAAAACAGAAACTGGAGAAAATTAAATAA
- a CDS encoding aspartate carbamoyltransferase catalytic subunit — protein sequence MAAEKLSTRHLLGIKDINRNDIELILETADNFKDVINRPIKRVPSLRDITIANIFFENSTRTKLSFELAEKRLSADVVNFAASSSSVSKGETLIDTVNNILAMKVDMVVMRHPYAGAGQFLSRHIKAQIVNAGDGAHEHPTQALLDAFSIRQKLGGVEGKKVVIVGDILHSRVAISNILCLQKLGAEVMVCGPTTLIPKHIESLGVKLEHNLVKALNWCDVANMLRIQLERQDIKYFPSQREYAMMYGLNKDILDNLNKEIIVMHPGPINRGVEITSDVADSKQSIILEQVENGVAVRMAVLYLLASQRA from the coding sequence ATGGCAGCAGAAAAACTATCAACCCGACATCTTTTAGGCATTAAAGATATAAACCGGAATGATATTGAATTGATTCTTGAAACTGCGGACAATTTTAAAGACGTCATCAACAGGCCAATTAAACGTGTTCCTTCGCTCAGAGACATTACCATTGCCAACATCTTTTTTGAAAACTCTACCCGTACAAAGCTATCCTTTGAACTGGCAGAAAAAAGACTTTCTGCTGATGTGGTAAACTTTGCAGCTTCCTCTTCTTCTGTAAGCAAGGGAGAGACGTTGATAGATACCGTAAACAACATCCTGGCCATGAAGGTGGACATGGTAGTCATGCGACACCCTTACGCCGGTGCCGGACAGTTTTTAAGCAGGCACATTAAGGCACAAATTGTAAATGCCGGAGATGGCGCACATGAACATCCCACCCAGGCCTTACTGGATGCTTTTTCAATCCGCCAAAAGTTAGGTGGGGTTGAAGGCAAGAAGGTAGTTATCGTTGGTGATATTTTGCATTCCCGTGTAGCCATATCCAATATCCTTTGTCTTCAAAAGCTAGGTGCCGAAGTAATGGTTTGCGGCCCCACAACACTCATCCCTAAGCATATTGAAAGTTTGGGTGTTAAGTTAGAGCATAACCTGGTAAAAGCGCTAAACTGGTGCGATGTAGCCAATATGCTAAGGATACAGCTAGAAAGACAAGACATCAAATATTTCCCTTCCCAAAGAGAGTACGCAATGATGTATGGCTTAAATAAAGACATTCTGGATAACCTGAACAAAGAAATCATTGTGATGCACCCGGGCCCGATAAACAGGGGCGTAGAAATAACCAGTGATGTTGCAGACAGCAAGCAATCTATTATACTGGAACAGGTAGAAAATGGTGTGGCAGTAAGGATGGCAGTGCTTTATCTTTTGGCTTCCCAACGCGCTTAG